The following is a genomic window from Myxococcales bacterium.
AAATTACTGGCTGTATTAGATTGAATAATAACCAGTTCTGATGCTGCTCTGGCGGTTACACCAGCAACAAATAATTTTATCAGTTCGCTCTGCTGGCGCACTGTTAAACGGCTGCGTCTCTTATACATTGAAGTAGCTTACCCTTAATTGGGCTTAGCTACTACAGCCCCTTTTTTTATTAAAATCTTTAAGTGCGTTGGCAACTTGTTGGTAAAAACTATTTTTTGGGTAGTTGCCTCTATTGTTTATTATGCCAGCTGGGTGACCACTTAGAATTTCGATGGCCTCGTCAATGGTTTCTATGGCGTAAATATTAAATAGCCCTTTTTGCGCGGCTTTGACCACATCCTCTTTGAGCATGAGCTGATCCATGTTGGCTTTGGGAATGATGACTCCATGGCCTTTTTTAGATCCATTTTTTTGTACCACGTCAAAGAATCCTTCGATTTTTTCGTTGATACCTCCCACCGGCTGAATAATTCCGTGTTGGTTCATAGAGCCTGTGATGGCTATTGATTGACTGAGGGGAATTTGTGCGATGGCTGATAAGAGTGCGCATGCTTCGGCTGCCGTGGCGCTATCTCCCTCTACTCCTCCATAGCTTTGTTCAAAGACGATGCTGGCCGATAGAGAGCTTGGTTCTGTTTTAGAAAATTTTCCATTGAGATATCCGGTTAAAATGAGCACACCTTTTGAATGAATTGGTCCGCCGAGTTTTACTTCTCGTTCAATATCGACTACTTGAGATTTTCCGGCACTTACTCGAGCGGTAATTTTCATGGGATGACCAAAGGCATGCTCTCCTACCAAAACATAAGACAGTCCATTAAGTTGTCCTATTTTTTTACCGTTGGTATCGATCATAAAAATGCCGCGATGAATACTTTCAAAAAATTTTTCTTTAATGCGAGAGGCTCGTATTTCTTGTTGTGCAATAGCTTTGTTTACATGAAGTTCATTGATGTTTTGACTTTGTTCAAGCTGCGCATAATGATCAGCCTCATGCAACAAATCAGAAAGTTTGCGCGCATGGGTGCTAATTTTTTGCGAGTCCTCTTTTAATCGTGACCCATGCTCAATCATTTTGGCAACAGCTGCTTTACTCAGAGGTTTTAAGTTTTCTTTTTTGGATAATTTTTTTAGAAGTTGAGCAAATAGAAATTCATTTTTTGGGTTTCTATCGATCTCTTCATCAAAATCGGCTGCAACTTTAAAAAGCTCTAAAAATTCCGGATCGAGTTGGCACAGCATGTAATAGGTTCTTCTATCTCCCAGTAGAATAACTTTTTGCTGTAATGCTAAAGGTTCTGGTTCGAGAGTTACGCTGCCTAAAAAACCCAGCATCTGGTTAATATTTTCTGTGACAATTTTTTTAGCACGCAGTGAACGTTTTAAAACACTCCAAGCAAATGGTTGAGTAAGTACTTTGTAGGCATCTAGTACAAGAAAACCGCCATTGGCTTTTTGCAGTGCGCCGGATTTTATCAAACTGAAATCGGTTGTAAGAGCGCCAAGCCTTGAAATATGATCTATTTGACCAACAAGATTGCTTACGCTTGGATTATCTTCATAGACAACAGGTGCGCCGCTTTGTTTGCTGTTATCAACAAAGACATTGACTTTATAGCGATTAAGAGAGCTGCTTTCATATTCCTGAGCCATTAAATATGCTGCTCCCGCAGTCTGTTTACGAAAATCTGTGGGGTTATCCAAAATGGCTTTTTGAACCTGTTCCAAATAGGTGATGACCTCTGGCACATGTTGATAATTTTTTTTGATATCGTCGATACTATTTCCCACTTGCAACATGGTGAAATATTTGAGTGCCTCTTTTACTTCTTTACGGTGTTCTTTATTCCAGGCGGAAATTTGGTTTAAATAATTGGTGAGCTGTTTTCTTAGCTCTTCCATATTTTTTTCTCTTATCTCTCGTTCTTCTTTGGGAAGTTTTTGAAAATCAGCTTCAGAAATAAGTTCTTGGTTGTGCGTGGGAGCTAATACAAATCCTTCAGCGGTGCGAAGAATAGCTACGTCTTGCTGTTGGGCGGCATCTTCAAGTTTTTTTAAAGCGCTCGATTCTTTTTTTTGAGTTTTTTCATCGATTTCTTTGATGCGCTGAGCAAATTCTTTCATATCAAAAATAGCTGGTATGGAAGTTTTTAAAATTTCCACAAGTGAAGACATATCTCGTGACAATTTTTGACCAAGACCTTGCGGCAATAGAAGGAGACGAGGACTGTTGGGCTTTTCAAAATTGTGCACATAGCAGGCGTCATGAGGGCTTGGCATGCTTTGGGCTTGCTGCTTTAAAAGTGCCTGCATGATGGAAAGCTTGCCTACACCTTTAGGTCCCAAGGCAAAAATATTAAATCCATCGCGTGCTATGCATATACCAAATCTGGCTGCATCAAGGGCTCGTGATTGACCGACAAACTCTTCCAAGTCAGGTATGTCGGCAGAACTTGTAAACGAAAAATTGTTGGGGTCACATTTAGAGCGTAATAATAAATAATTAAGAGGTTTTATCGGTTTAATAGTGCTCATGAAGATCCCTGATATTTATTGAATTATGATTATATCTGTTTGTTTTTTTATTTCTAATGATCGTGTTTTAACTTTTTTATTTGCTGGTAAATATTGTTAAATTTAATTGATATTAATGTTTGAATTAAAAAAGTAAATAAAAGTAATACATGAGTATGGTAAAAGTATTTTTGATGTATTGTTTGGAAGAAAGAGGCTTTTCACCTGCTTGTATCAAAGAATCCGCCCTATAAAAGAATTGAAA
Proteins encoded in this region:
- a CDS encoding AAA family ATPase, with translation MSTIKPIKPLNYLLLRSKCDPNNFSFTSSADIPDLEEFVGQSRALDAARFGICIARDGFNIFALGPKGVGKLSIMQALLKQQAQSMPSPHDACYVHNFEKPNSPRLLLLPQGLGQKLSRDMSSLVEILKTSIPAIFDMKEFAQRIKEIDEKTQKKESSALKKLEDAAQQQDVAILRTAEGFVLAPTHNQELISEADFQKLPKEEREIREKNMEELRKQLTNYLNQISAWNKEHRKEVKEALKYFTMLQVGNSIDDIKKNYQHVPEVITYLEQVQKAILDNPTDFRKQTAGAAYLMAQEYESSSLNRYKVNVFVDNSKQSGAPVVYEDNPSVSNLVGQIDHISRLGALTTDFSLIKSGALQKANGGFLVLDAYKVLTQPFAWSVLKRSLRAKKIVTENINQMLGFLGSVTLEPEPLALQQKVILLGDRRTYYMLCQLDPEFLELFKVAADFDEEIDRNPKNEFLFAQLLKKLSKKENLKPLSKAAVAKMIEHGSRLKEDSQKISTHARKLSDLLHEADHYAQLEQSQNINELHVNKAIAQQEIRASRIKEKFFESIHRGIFMIDTNGKKIGQLNGLSYVLVGEHAFGHPMKITARVSAGKSQVVDIEREVKLGGPIHSKGVLILTGYLNGKFSKTEPSSLSASIVFEQSYGGVEGDSATAAEACALLSAIAQIPLSQSIAITGSMNQHGIIQPVGGINEKIEGFFDVVQKNGSKKGHGVIIPKANMDQLMLKEDVVKAAQKGLFNIYAIETIDEAIEILSGHPAGIINNRGNYPKNSFYQQVANALKDFNKKRGCSS